Below is a window of Chloroflexota bacterium DNA.
CGCAGATACGGTAGTTTATACGGTCTATACGGGCACGATGTTTGCAAACAAGCAACTCCGTCCTGCCCAGGTGATTTTGTTGCTGCGTGGAGTCTGCAAGGGCGAGTCCACCGCGAGCTTATCGCGTGAATTGCACCTGGCTTATGATACCGTGCATCACCTGCGCCAAGAACTCCACACCCATGCGATTCGTTTGCAGCCCGCTACGCCCGTGCCGGATGCCGTGACTGAAACCGATGAGATGTTTCAGAATGCGGGGGAAAAAAGGCGAAAAACACAGCGATTTGACTGATCCTCCGCGACAGCGCGCCAACAAACAAAAAGGGCACGGCACCTACGAAAACGATCGTCCGCCCATCATCGGGACGGTTGGCCGCGATAGTGGTCAAGTGCGATTGCGCGTGGTCAAGCACACGGATAGCAAAACCTTAAAGAAACACGTGGCTCAATTCACGTTACCCCATGCCATAGCCAATACGGATGAATGGAATGGCTATAATCAAATTGATCGCCAACGGGTCACGGTGAATCATGGTGAGCACGAATGGGCACGCGATGATGATGGCGATGGCATTCGTGAGGTTCACATCAACACGACGGAAGGCTTGTGGACTGGGATTCGAAATTATCTGCGTCCCTTTCGCGGTGTGAACAAGAATCGTCTGTCCGGTTACGTCGCCATGTGCGAACACAGTGTTAACCTAAAACGTATCACACCCAAGTTCATCGCCGCGTTAGTTCGTTGCAAGTAGTTTAGGGATGAGCCGAATTTTCTCATACAACTCAACAATTGTTCGATAGCGTCCCCAAATATCCAAAGACGGACAAATTTTTACAAATATATCTGCTGCTGCGTTATAGTCTTGAGCAGAACATCGCAGGTCAAACTCGGTTATTTGCGGAGCAAGGTCATCGAGAGATTTCCATGTTTTGACAGGTCTTTGCAATTTCTCGAAATAATCCGCGGAGCGGCGGAGCAGGGCAAATTGTATCCACTGCCCCGCATTAGATTGTTTGCCTTTTGATTTCAGAAAAAACGAGATGCTGGCT
It encodes the following:
- a CDS encoding transposase; this translates as MTDPPRQRANKQKGHGTYENDRPPIIGTVGRDSGQVRLRVVKHTDSKTLKKHVAQFTLPHAIANTDEWNGYNQIDRQRVTVNHGEHEWARDDDGDGIREVHINTTEGLWTGIRNYLRPFRGVNKNRLSGYVAMCEHSVNLKRITPKFIAALVRCK